A genomic window from Osmia bicornis bicornis chromosome 4, iOsmBic2.1, whole genome shotgun sequence includes:
- the LOC114880657 gene encoding hymenoptaecin-like, with translation MKFIALAVALFCAVAYVTAEFGEEQLLETYNPVRFRREANPQGSVVIRGEKPLSGPDRRPSLDIDYQQRVFDKNGVNANAYGGLNVRPGQSAQPHVGLNAERRFKDGFIGGFGQVQRGPGGRPSPTFGVNGGFRFRRDVDEVVEQGEEE, from the exons ATGAAGTTCATCGCTCTCGCAGTGGCTCTTTTCTGTGCGGTAGCATACGTTACCGCTGAATTTGGGGAAGAACAATTACTAGAAACTTAC AATCCAGTTCGTTTTCGTCGCGAGGCTAATCCTCAGGGTTCAGTCGTCATCAGGGGTGAGAAACCCCTGAGTGGTCCAGACCGCCGACCATCCCTGGACATCGACTACCAACAACGGGTCTTTGACAAGAATGGAGTAAATGCAAATGCTTATGGAGGCTTGAATGTCCGCCCAGGACAATCTGCTCAACCTCATGTGGGCCTTAATGCCGAGCGTAGGTTCAAGGATGGTTTCATCGGTGGATTTGGTCAAGTTCAACGTGGCCCTGGTGGAAGACCTTCGCCTACCTTCGGTGTAAACGGTGGATTCAGATTCAGACGCGATGTTGACGAGGTCGTGGAACAGGGAGAAGAAGAGTAA